A genomic region of Micromonospora sp. NBRC 110009 contains the following coding sequences:
- a CDS encoding polyprenyl synthetase family protein, producing the protein MTHAAPVSPVDRAGLRQRIDKALTEFLAGQRGWLTAVDDGLVPVAEAIEAFVLGGGKRLRPAFAYWGYRGAGGVDSDQVVSALAALEFVQASALIHDDLMDRSDTRRGEPAVHRRFAARHRAAGWGGDPDGFGDAAAILLGDLCLVWSDELLHSAGLDPRTVARARPVFDEMRTEVTVGQYLDVLTQVTGDTSRERAGKVARYKSAKYTVERPLLLGAALADAPAEVHAAYSAYGLPLGEAFQLRDDVLGVFGDPERTGKPAGDDLREGKRTYLVAAAVEAVDDAGREVLLGGLGDPGLDAEGVARLRELITASGALELTERRIAALTESALAALATVDLDTEARQALVDLAIAATRRTD; encoded by the coding sequence GTGACCCACGCTGCTCCCGTATCCCCCGTCGACCGCGCCGGCCTGCGTCAGCGGATCGACAAGGCGCTCACCGAGTTCCTCGCCGGCCAGCGCGGCTGGCTGACGGCCGTGGACGACGGCCTGGTGCCGGTCGCCGAGGCGATCGAGGCGTTCGTGCTCGGGGGCGGGAAGCGGTTGCGCCCGGCCTTCGCCTACTGGGGCTACCGGGGCGCCGGTGGGGTGGACTCCGACCAGGTGGTGAGCGCCCTCGCCGCGCTGGAGTTCGTGCAGGCCAGCGCCTTGATCCACGACGACCTGATGGACCGCTCGGACACCCGGCGGGGGGAGCCGGCGGTGCACCGGCGGTTCGCGGCCCGGCACCGGGCGGCCGGCTGGGGCGGCGACCCGGACGGGTTCGGCGACGCTGCGGCGATCCTCCTCGGCGACCTCTGCCTGGTCTGGTCGGACGAGCTGCTGCACTCGGCCGGCCTCGACCCGCGTACGGTGGCCCGGGCCCGGCCGGTCTTCGACGAGATGCGCACCGAGGTGACCGTCGGGCAGTACCTGGACGTGCTGACCCAGGTCACCGGGGACACCTCGCGGGAGCGGGCCGGCAAGGTGGCCCGCTACAAGTCGGCGAAGTACACCGTCGAGCGACCGCTGCTGCTGGGCGCGGCGCTGGCCGACGCCCCGGCCGAGGTGCACGCCGCGTACTCGGCGTACGGGCTGCCACTGGGCGAGGCGTTCCAGCTCCGCGACGACGTGCTGGGCGTCTTCGGCGACCCGGAGCGCACCGGCAAGCCGGCCGGCGACGACCTGCGCGAGGGCAAGCGGACGTATCTGGTGGCGGCGGCCGTGGAGGCGGTCGACGACGCCGGGCGGGAGGTGCTGCTCGGCGGGCTCGGCGACCCCGGGCTGGACGCCGAGGGGGTGGCCCGGCTGCGCGAGCTGATCACGGCGAGCGGGGCGCTGGAGCTCACCGAGCGGCGGATCGCCGCGCTGACCGAGAGCGCGCTGGCCGCGCTGGCCACCGTAGACCTGGACACCGAGGCCCGCCAGGCCCTGGTCGACCTGGCCATCGCCGCCACCCGCCGCACCGACTGA
- a CDS encoding helix-turn-helix domain-containing protein, translating to MIPFPPPDPRPLGPLLAELRSARGWSQQRVAAALCAASGVPTLTRHEVSRWERQRRLPGDFWLGWLAVVLGAPGELLTEAAAHSRRLGAVPAAIDRVGSRARVALLTLAHRWSADPSGAALGGPLTGRALAGPAADGPGGDGPGGDGPGGDGPGGDGPATEDLAELRRWDDLLGGGDLAGHGARRLRRAARSYRAAGPAARRRLLPGLAESAQLAGWLAADAGEVTGGLDAYRLALRAAVAAGDPALAGHVLGSASHLLAGVGDPLGALALARSGYAGSRRAASPGLRALLLHRVAFAAALAGRSRAASQALAAAADTGGPEPGREPPWLYWLDRTELAAMTGRTLVALGRPGPAGPLLGPVARGRGRPRRAAVYGGWLARGQLQLGEVEAACAVAGAALLDAVRSGSPRAVGQLTEVRRRLAWHPDEPAARRYADLLAAARPYLPRRAGSGPGTAGARPPRATPRTPRRPGGTT from the coding sequence ATGATCCCGTTCCCACCACCCGACCCGCGCCCGCTCGGGCCGCTCCTGGCCGAGCTGCGGTCCGCGCGCGGCTGGAGCCAGCAGCGGGTCGCGGCGGCGCTCTGCGCCGCCTCCGGCGTGCCCACCCTGACCCGGCACGAGGTCTCGCGGTGGGAGCGGCAGCGCCGGCTCCCCGGCGACTTCTGGCTGGGCTGGCTCGCGGTGGTGCTCGGGGCGCCGGGCGAACTGCTGACCGAGGCCGCCGCGCACAGCCGCCGGCTGGGGGCCGTGCCGGCGGCGATCGACCGGGTCGGCTCCCGCGCGCGGGTGGCCCTGCTCACCCTGGCCCACCGCTGGTCGGCCGACCCGTCCGGCGCGGCGCTGGGCGGCCCGCTGACCGGCCGCGCCCTGGCCGGTCCCGCAGCCGACGGGCCGGGAGGCGACGGGCCGGGAGGCGACGGGCCGGGAGGCGACGGGCCGGGAGGCGACGGGCCGGCGACCGAGGACCTGGCCGAGCTGCGCCGCTGGGACGACCTGCTGGGCGGCGGCGACCTGGCCGGGCACGGCGCCCGCCGGCTGCGCCGCGCGGCCCGGAGTTACCGGGCCGCCGGTCCGGCCGCCCGCCGCCGGCTGCTGCCCGGGCTGGCCGAGTCGGCTCAGCTCGCCGGGTGGCTCGCCGCCGACGCCGGGGAGGTGACCGGCGGCCTGGACGCCTACCGGCTGGCGCTGCGCGCGGCGGTGGCCGCCGGCGACCCGGCGCTCGCCGGGCACGTGCTCGGGTCGGCCAGCCACCTGCTGGCCGGCGTCGGGGACCCGCTGGGGGCGCTGGCGCTGGCCCGGTCCGGCTACGCGGGCAGCCGCCGTGCGGCGTCGCCCGGACTGCGGGCCCTGCTGCTGCACCGGGTGGCGTTCGCCGCCGCGCTCGCCGGCCGGTCCCGCGCCGCCAGCCAGGCGCTGGCCGCCGCGGCCGACACCGGCGGGCCGGAGCCGGGCCGGGAGCCGCCCTGGCTCTACTGGCTCGACCGGACCGAGCTGGCCGCGATGACCGGTCGCACCCTGGTCGCGCTGGGCCGGCCCGGGCCCGCCGGGCCCCTGCTCGGGCCGGTCGCGCGCGGGCGGGGTCGCCCCCGGCGCGCGGCGGTCTACGGCGGCTGGCTGGCCCGGGGCCAGCTCCAGCTCGGCGAGGTCGAGGCGGCCTGCGCGGTCGCCGGGGCGGCGCTGCTGGACGCCGTCCGGTCGGGCTCGCCCCGGGCGGTCGGCCAGCTCACCGAGGTCCGCCGGCGGCTGGCCTGGCACCCCGACGAGCCGGCCGCCCGGCGGTACGCCGACCTGCTCGCCGCGGCCCGCCCGTACCTGCCGCGGCGGGCGGGGAGCGGGCCCGGGACGGCCGGGGCGAGGCCGCCCCGGGCCACGCCCCGCACGCCACGCCGACCGGGCGGCACGACCTGA
- the metF gene encoding methylenetetrahydrofolate reductase [NAD(P)H] — protein sequence MALGLPSGLPNPQPAIGELIRAGQPTFSFEFFPPKTAQGERLLWQAIRELESLRPSFVSITYGAGGSTRDTTVSVTERIATETTLLPMAHLTAVNHSVAELRHVIGRLASVGVRNVLAVRGDPPGNPGGEWVRHPEGVLYAEELVRLIRDAGDFSVGVAAFPYKHPRSPDVASDTAHFVRKCRAGAEFAITQMFFDADDYLRLRDRVVAAGCDTPILAGVMPVTQLGTIERSVQLSGAPFPPALAERFARVADDPEAVRRLGIEQASEMCAKLLDEGVPGIHFITLNRSTATREVWQHLRADARV from the coding sequence GTGGCGCTCGGTCTTCCCTCGGGCCTCCCCAATCCCCAGCCGGCGATCGGGGAGCTGATCCGTGCCGGGCAGCCCACCTTCTCCTTCGAGTTCTTCCCGCCCAAGACGGCGCAGGGGGAGCGCCTGCTCTGGCAGGCCATCCGCGAGCTGGAGTCGCTGCGCCCCTCGTTCGTCTCGATCACCTACGGCGCCGGCGGCTCGACCCGGGACACGACGGTCTCGGTGACCGAGCGGATCGCCACCGAGACCACCCTGCTGCCGATGGCCCACCTGACCGCGGTCAACCACTCGGTCGCCGAGCTGCGGCACGTCATCGGCCGGCTGGCCTCGGTCGGCGTCCGCAACGTGCTGGCCGTGCGGGGCGACCCGCCGGGCAACCCGGGCGGCGAGTGGGTCCGGCATCCGGAGGGCGTGCTCTACGCCGAGGAACTGGTCCGGCTCATCCGCGACGCCGGCGACTTCAGCGTCGGGGTGGCGGCGTTCCCCTACAAGCACCCGCGCTCGCCCGACGTGGCCAGCGACACGGCGCACTTCGTCCGCAAGTGCCGGGCGGGGGCCGAGTTCGCCATCACCCAGATGTTCTTCGACGCCGACGACTACCTGCGGCTGCGTGACCGGGTGGTGGCGGCCGGCTGCGACACCCCGATCCTGGCCGGGGTGATGCCGGTGACCCAGCTGGGCACCATCGAGCGGTCCGTGCAGCTCTCCGGCGCGCCGTTCCCGCCCGCGCTGGCCGAGCGGTTCGCCCGGGTCGCCGACGATCCGGAGGCGGTCCGCCGCCTCGGCATCGAGCAGGCCAGCGAGATGTGCGCGAAGCTGCTGGACGAGGGGGTGCCGGGCATCCACTTCATCACCCTCAACCGGTCCACCGCCACCCGCGAGGTGTGGCAGCATCTCCGGGCCGACGCCCGGGTGTGA
- a CDS encoding CDP-alcohol phosphatidyltransferase family protein, translated as MVGTQLNWDQYATAWARLHGGFDPRVAAPVVRAWLRFAYHVGYVLGRLRVGPTPVTVVGVLFCLGVPLLVGRPTDGPFLGALFVLLAAVADSVDGAVAVATNRTTRLGYVYDSVADRLGEAAWLTAFWLIGAPGALVAAAGGLSWLHEYVRARAVSAGMREIGAVTVGERPTRVCVALGGLVVAGLAGLLDADLIAGTITMATTVWLLLAGFGLGQLLSAVRRALIDAG; from the coding sequence GTGGTGGGCACACAGCTGAACTGGGACCAGTACGCGACCGCGTGGGCGCGGCTGCACGGCGGCTTCGATCCCCGGGTGGCCGCCCCGGTGGTCCGCGCCTGGCTGCGCTTCGCCTACCACGTGGGCTACGTCCTGGGCCGGCTGCGGGTCGGCCCGACCCCGGTGACCGTGGTGGGGGTGCTGTTCTGCCTGGGCGTACCGCTGCTGGTCGGGCGGCCGACCGACGGGCCGTTCCTCGGCGCGCTGTTCGTGCTGCTCGCCGCGGTGGCGGACAGCGTGGACGGCGCGGTGGCGGTGGCCACCAACCGCACCACCCGGCTCGGCTACGTCTACGACTCGGTCGCCGACCGGCTCGGCGAGGCCGCCTGGCTGACCGCGTTCTGGCTGATCGGCGCGCCGGGCGCGCTGGTCGCGGCGGCCGGCGGCCTGTCCTGGCTGCACGAGTACGTCCGGGCCCGGGCGGTCTCGGCCGGGATGCGGGAGATCGGCGCGGTGACCGTGGGGGAGCGGCCCACCCGGGTCTGCGTGGCCCTGGGCGGGCTGGTGGTGGCTGGGCTCGCCGGGCTGCTCGACGCCGACCTGATCGCCGGCACCATCACCATGGCCACCACGGTCTGGTTGCTGCTGGCCGGCTTCGGCCTCGGCCAGCTCCTCTCCGCCGTCCGCCGCGCCCTGATCGACGCCGGCTGA
- a CDS encoding IS30 family transposase → MVGVNRRTGHRWRYGRASRAGREAQPPARPGPSSGRFLSVDDRILIADLRREGRSLRSIAAELGRDPSTISRELRRNAHPETGDYRPHAAQARAEARRPRPKTGKLAANPQLRHAVQDGLDRRWSPEQIVRRLRRDFPDRPGMHVTHETIYQALYVQGRGELRRELTRALRTGRAVRRPHRQPGQRQPRFTTPMVMISERPADVADRAVPGHWEGDLIIGKDNTSAIGTLVERATRYVLLVHLGRGRTAEHVRDALLTTIATLPAHLKRSLTWDQGAEMALHHQFSTAADMPVYFCDPHSPWQRGSNENTNGLLRQYFPKGTDLAAHHPEHLAAVAAELNGRPRKTLGWDTPAERLAKLLAVTD, encoded by the coding sequence ATGGTCGGGGTTAACCGGCGTACTGGCCACCGCTGGCGGTATGGACGAGCAAGCCGGGCCGGGCGGGAGGCGCAGCCTCCTGCCCGGCCCGGGCCTTCCTCTGGTCGGTTCCTATCGGTGGATGACCGGATTCTGATTGCCGACCTGCGGCGTGAGGGCAGGTCACTGCGGTCGATCGCCGCCGAGTTGGGACGGGATCCCTCCACGATCAGCCGGGAACTGCGCCGCAACGCCCACCCGGAGACCGGTGACTACCGTCCCCATGCGGCGCAGGCGCGGGCCGAGGCGCGGCGCCCGCGGCCGAAGACCGGCAAGCTCGCCGCGAACCCGCAGCTGCGCCACGCCGTCCAGGACGGCCTGGACCGCAGGTGGAGCCCGGAACAAATCGTGCGACGGTTACGGCGAGACTTCCCCGACCGGCCAGGGATGCACGTGACCCACGAGACGATCTACCAGGCGCTCTACGTCCAAGGACGCGGTGAGCTACGCCGCGAGCTGACCCGGGCGTTGCGCACCGGCCGGGCGGTGCGCCGCCCGCACCGCCAGCCCGGACAACGCCAGCCCCGCTTCACCACCCCCATGGTGATGATCAGCGAACGGCCCGCCGACGTGGCCGACCGGGCCGTGCCCGGCCACTGGGAAGGCGACCTCATCATCGGCAAGGACAACACCTCCGCCATCGGCACCCTCGTCGAACGCGCCACCCGATACGTCCTGCTGGTACATCTGGGCCGCGGACGCACCGCCGAGCACGTCCGCGACGCGCTGCTGACCACCATCGCCACCCTGCCCGCCCACCTCAAACGATCCCTGACTTGGGACCAAGGCGCCGAGATGGCCCTGCACCACCAGTTCAGCACCGCCGCTGACATGCCCGTCTACTTCTGCGACCCGCACTCACCCTGGCAACGCGGATCGAACGAAAACACCAACGGCCTCCTGCGCCAGTACTTCCCCAAGGGCACCGACCTGGCCGCCCACCACCCCGAGCACCTCGCCGCAGTAGCCGCCGAACTCAACGGCCGGCCACGCAAAACGCTCGGCTGGGACACCCCAGCCGAGCGTCTCGCTAAGCTCCTAGCCGTCACCGACTAA